In one Haemophilus parainfluenzae genomic region, the following are encoded:
- the fbpC gene encoding ferric ABC transporter ATP-binding protein has product MSNNDFLVLKNITKSFGKSTVIDNLDLTIKRGTMVTLLGPSGCGKTTVLRLVAGLENPTSGQIFIDGEDVTKSSIQNRDICIVFQSYALFPHMSIGDNVGYGLRMQGVGKEERAKRVKEALELVDLAGFEDRFVDQISGGQQQRVALARALVLKPKVLLFDEPLSNLDANLRRSMREKIRELQQSLGITSLYVTHDQTEAFAVSDEVIVMNKGKIMQKAPAKELYLRPNSLFLANFMGESSIFEGKLENNTIDVNGYKLPLSNAAQFNLPDGECLVGVRPEAIYLKAEGEAAQQCEIKSAVYMGNHWEVVAIWAGKELLINTKPEDFNAELKQAYVNFSEQGIFLLKKEK; this is encoded by the coding sequence ATGAGTAATAATGATTTCTTAGTATTAAAAAATATCACTAAATCTTTTGGTAAATCCACAGTCATTGATAATTTAGATTTAACCATTAAACGTGGCACTATGGTGACCTTATTAGGGCCATCTGGTTGTGGTAAAACCACGGTGTTACGTTTAGTGGCAGGCTTAGAAAACCCAACTTCAGGTCAAATTTTTATTGATGGTGAAGATGTAACCAAATCATCCATTCAAAATCGTGATATTTGTATCGTATTCCAGTCTTACGCATTGTTCCCACATATGAGTATCGGTGATAACGTGGGTTATGGTTTACGTATGCAAGGCGTGGGTAAAGAAGAACGCGCTAAACGTGTAAAAGAAGCGTTAGAGTTGGTTGACTTAGCAGGGTTTGAAGATCGTTTCGTGGATCAAATTTCAGGTGGTCAACAACAACGTGTCGCTTTAGCGCGTGCGTTAGTGTTAAAACCAAAAGTATTACTTTTTGATGAACCATTAAGTAACTTGGATGCAAACTTACGTCGTTCTATGCGTGAAAAAATCCGTGAACTACAACAAAGTTTAGGCATTACCTCACTTTATGTGACTCACGACCAAACCGAAGCATTTGCGGTATCTGATGAAGTTATCGTCATGAATAAAGGTAAAATCATGCAAAAAGCGCCAGCAAAAGAGCTTTATTTGCGTCCAAATTCTTTATTCCTTGCAAACTTCATGGGCGAATCAAGCATCTTTGAAGGTAAATTAGAAAATAACACCATTGACGTGAATGGCTACAAATTGCCATTAAGCAATGCGGCGCAATTCAATTTACCGGATGGCGAGTGCTTAGTGGGCGTTCGTCCTGAAGCGATTTACTTAAAAGCAGAAGGTGAGGCAGCACAACAGTGTGAAATCAAGAGTGCAGTCTATATGGGTAACCACTGGGAAGTGGTGGCAATTTGGGCTGGCAAAGAATTACTCATTAACACCAAACCAGAAGACTTCAATGCCGAGCTTAAACAAGCTTATGTGAATTTCTCTGAACAAGGTATTTTCTTGCTGAAGAAAGAGAAATAA
- a CDS encoding ABC transporter permease — protein sequence MNANKLPIIQSANFWIILAVIAFLLLPSHALDYGLFESTSDEYLGAMGWSSLNITALWFLPVILYGLMPLLKLPKDTQAKAELYLIAAATLFIFVSATIYKVSMGYSVIVLIASLTALATFSFAKLKVMQGDKFIIASLLCIILLIFFFIVYPTLAIFVSMFYDGDTFAPQQVMRILTQSYIVRVISNSLFLSGFVGIVSTIFGLAFALYTTRIARRTAFIGKIFSILPIVTPPFVVGLGVTLMLGRSGYVTEFLASTFGFENHNWLYGFNGIAIAQILAFAPISFMILDGALKSVHPSIEEASYTLRANRYQTFFNIIFPLLRPALANSFLIVFIQSLADFSNPLVLGGSFDVIATQIYFYIAGSQLDYASASTLGSMLLIFSLAVFIIQYIWIGNRSYVTVSGKSYRGDVQDLPTGLKYTIIGMLGFWVLFNLALYGSIFYGSFTVNWGVDYTLTLKNYAMLFGQGLSDGAWPSLINTLIYAGIAAPLTALFGLLIAYIVVRKDFQGKKSLEFLTMLCFAVPGTVAGVSYILAFNNAPLYITGTSIIVIISMVMRDLPIGMRAAIAGLGQLDKSLDEASLSLKGSSWKTLWFIVLPLLKPALLSALVTSFVRAMTTVSAIIFLVTADTRVATAYILNRVEDGEYGVAIAYGSILIIVMMAIILFFDWIVGDTRISRSKAKKMN from the coding sequence ATGAACGCAAATAAACTTCCTATTATCCAATCCGCTAACTTTTGGATAATTCTTGCAGTGATTGCATTTCTTCTTCTGCCTTCCCACGCTTTAGATTATGGCTTGTTTGAAAGCACAAGCGATGAATACCTAGGTGCAATGGGTTGGTCTTCGTTAAATATTACGGCATTATGGTTTTTACCGGTTATTTTATACGGATTGATGCCACTTCTTAAATTACCGAAGGATACGCAAGCGAAAGCTGAGCTGTATCTTATTGCAGCAGCGACATTATTTATCTTTGTCAGTGCGACAATTTATAAAGTCAGTATGGGTTATTCTGTGATTGTATTAATCGCGAGTTTAACCGCATTGGCGACATTTTCCTTCGCGAAATTAAAAGTGATGCAAGGGGATAAATTTATTATTGCCTCTTTACTTTGCATTATCTTATTAATTTTCTTCTTCATCGTTTATCCAACATTGGCGATCTTTGTATCCATGTTTTATGACGGTGATACCTTTGCACCACAACAAGTGATGCGAATTTTGACTCAAAGCTATATTGTTCGAGTTATTAGCAACTCGTTATTCTTATCTGGCTTTGTAGGTATCGTATCAACAATTTTCGGTTTAGCTTTTGCACTTTATACCACCCGTATTGCTCGTAGAACGGCATTTATTGGTAAAATTTTCTCTATTTTACCAATCGTCACACCGCCATTCGTTGTGGGTTTAGGGGTAACATTAATGCTTGGCCGTTCTGGTTATGTGACTGAGTTCTTAGCTTCAACATTTGGATTTGAGAACCATAACTGGTTATACGGCTTTAACGGGATTGCCATTGCACAGATTCTTGCTTTTGCGCCGATTTCATTCATGATTTTAGATGGGGCATTAAAATCGGTTCACCCATCAATTGAAGAAGCGTCTTACACCTTACGTGCAAATCGTTACCAAACATTCTTCAATATCATTTTCCCATTATTGCGTCCGGCATTGGCAAACTCATTTTTAATCGTGTTTATCCAATCCTTAGCGGACTTTAGTAACCCGTTAGTATTGGGCGGTAGCTTTGACGTAATTGCAACGCAAATCTACTTCTATATTGCTGGTTCACAATTGGATTATGCGTCAGCAAGTACGTTAGGTTCGATGCTTTTAATCTTCTCATTAGCCGTATTTATCATCCAATATATTTGGATTGGTAACCGCTCTTATGTGACTGTTTCAGGCAAATCCTATCGTGGTGATGTACAAGATTTACCAACCGGCTTGAAATATACCATTATTGGTATGCTTGGTTTCTGGGTACTCTTTAACTTAGCGTTATACGGCAGTATTTTCTACGGTAGTTTCACCGTAAACTGGGGGGTGGATTACACCTTAACCTTGAAAAACTATGCGATGTTATTCGGACAAGGCTTAAGCGATGGGGCATGGCCATCATTGATTAATACCTTAATTTACGCAGGAATTGCCGCACCATTGACCGCACTTTTCGGTTTATTAATTGCGTATATTGTGGTGCGTAAAGATTTCCAAGGTAAAAAATCTCTTGAATTCTTAACCATGCTTTGCTTCGCGGTACCAGGAACCGTTGCAGGGGTATCTTATATTTTAGCCTTTAACAATGCGCCACTTTATATTACGGGTACCAGCATTATCGTGATCATCTCAATGGTCATGCGTGATTTACCAATCGGTATGCGTGCAGCGATTGCAGGTCTTGGTCAATTAGATAAATCACTCGATGAAGCGTCTCTTTCTTTAAAAGGTAGCTCATGGAAAACCTTGTGGTTTATCGTTTTACCATTATTAAAACCAGCGTTACTTTCTGCATTGGTCACCAGCTTCGTTCGTGCGATGACTACCGTGAGTGCGATCATCTTCTTAGTCACCGCTGATACACGTGTGGCAACAGCTTATATTTTAAACCGTGTAGAAGATGGTGAATATGGTGTTGCTATCGCATACGGTTCGATTTTAATCATCGTGATGATGGCCATTATTTTATTCTTTGACTGGATTGTGGGTGATACCCGAATTTCCCGTTCTAAAGCGAAAAAAATGAATTAA
- a CDS encoding ABC transporter substrate-binding protein has protein sequence MKMNKISLSISTALLAAGFMTSSAVNAQGRLVVYCSATNILCETTTKAFGEKYDVKTSFIRNGSGSTFAKVEAEKNNPQADVWFGGTFDPQAQAAELGLIEPYKSKHIDEIVERFRDPAKTKGHYVSAIYMGILGFGVNTERLAKLGIKEVPKCWKDLTDPRLKGEVQIADPQSAGTAYTALATFVQLWGEEKAFDFLKALHPNVSQYTKSGVTPSRNAARGETAVGIGFLHDYALEKRQGAPLELVVPCEGTGYELGGVSILKGARNIDNAKLFVDWALSKEGQELAWKQGDSLQILTNTTAEQSPTAFDPNKLNLINYDFEKYGATEQRKALIEKWVQDVKLAK, from the coding sequence ATGAAAATGAATAAAATTTCTCTCTCCATTTCAACCGCACTTTTAGCTGCAGGCTTCATGACATCATCAGCTGTTAATGCTCAAGGGCGTTTAGTGGTGTATTGTAGTGCGACCAATATTCTTTGTGAAACGACAACAAAAGCCTTTGGCGAAAAATATGATGTGAAAACCTCATTTATTCGCAATGGTTCAGGCAGTACGTTTGCAAAAGTTGAAGCGGAAAAAAATAACCCACAAGCAGACGTTTGGTTTGGTGGTACATTCGACCCTCAAGCTCAAGCGGCAGAGTTGGGCTTAATCGAACCTTATAAATCTAAACACATTGATGAAATTGTTGAACGTTTCCGTGATCCAGCAAAAACCAAAGGACATTATGTATCCGCTATTTACATGGGTATCTTAGGTTTTGGTGTGAATACCGAGCGTTTAGCAAAATTAGGTATTAAAGAAGTACCAAAATGCTGGAAAGATTTAACGGATCCTCGCTTAAAAGGCGAAGTGCAAATTGCTGACCCACAAAGTGCTGGTACAGCATACACTGCGTTGGCTACTTTCGTTCAACTTTGGGGCGAAGAAAAAGCCTTTGATTTCTTAAAAGCATTACATCCAAACGTATCTCAATACACCAAATCAGGTGTCACTCCGTCTCGTAATGCGGCACGTGGTGAAACTGCGGTAGGCATCGGTTTCTTACACGATTACGCACTTGAAAAACGTCAAGGTGCGCCGTTGGAATTAGTGGTGCCTTGTGAAGGTACTGGTTACGAGTTAGGTGGCGTAAGTATCTTAAAAGGTGCGCGTAACATTGATAACGCAAAATTATTCGTGGATTGGGCATTATCTAAAGAAGGTCAAGAGTTAGCGTGGAAACAAGGTGATTCTTTACAAATCTTAACCAACACCACAGCGGAACAATCGCCAACTGCGTTTGATCCAAATAAACTTAACCTGATCAATTATGACTTTGAAAAATACGGTGCAACTGAACAACGCAAAGCCTTAATTGAAAAATGGGTTCAAGACGTTAAATTAGCGAAATAA
- the udk gene encoding uridine kinase, protein MSDSSCIIIAITGASASGKSSIASTVHKELCNDLGCEEIGIIAEDSYYKDQSHLEMSERVKTNYDHPSSMDRDLLIQHLKDLKNGTAVDIPVYSYVDHTRTGETKHFTPKKIVILEGILLLTDERVRQLADISVFVDTPLDICFIRRLQRDMEERGRSLQSVIDQYRATVRPMFLQFIEPSKQYADIVIPRGGKNRIAINMLKAQILHLLNQK, encoded by the coding sequence ATGTCAGACTCATCTTGTATTATCATCGCTATCACGGGGGCATCCGCTTCAGGCAAAAGCTCCATTGCTTCCACCGTTCATAAAGAACTTTGCAACGACTTAGGTTGTGAAGAAATTGGGATTATTGCTGAAGATAGCTACTATAAAGATCAAAGTCATTTAGAGATGAGTGAGCGAGTAAAAACCAACTATGACCACCCGAGTTCAATGGACAGAGATTTACTCATTCAACACTTAAAAGATTTAAAAAACGGAACTGCCGTTGATATTCCCGTCTATAGCTATGTTGATCACACCCGAACAGGCGAAACCAAGCACTTCACCCCGAAAAAAATTGTGATTTTAGAAGGGATCTTATTGCTTACTGATGAGCGAGTTCGCCAATTAGCCGATATTTCTGTGTTCGTGGATACACCATTAGATATTTGTTTTATCCGTCGTTTACAACGTGATATGGAAGAGCGTGGTCGTTCATTACAATCTGTCATTGACCAATATCGTGCAACTGTTCGACCTATGTTCTTACAATTTATTGAGCCATCAAAGCAATATGCAGACATCGTGATTCCTCGCGGTGGTAAAAATCGTATTGCGATTAATATGTTGAAAGCTCAAATTCTTCATTTATTAAACCAAAAATAG
- the dcd gene encoding dCTP deaminase: MRLCDTDIERYLDDGIISLTPRPENDKINGATIDVRLGNSFRVFREHSAPYIDLSGPKEEVSAQLESVMSDEIIIGDDEAFFLHPGMLALATTLESVKLPANIIGWLDGRSSLARLGLMVHVTAHRIDPGWEGKIVLEFYNSGKLPLALRPNMVIGALSFEVLSGPAARPYTSRKDAKYKHQQNAVASRINED, from the coding sequence ATGCGTCTTTGCGATACCGATATCGAACGCTATCTAGATGATGGCATTATTTCTTTAACGCCTCGTCCTGAAAATGACAAAATCAATGGGGCAACCATTGATGTGCGTTTAGGCAATTCATTTCGAGTATTTCGTGAACATTCCGCACCTTATATTGATTTAAGTGGCCCGAAAGAAGAAGTCTCTGCTCAACTTGAATCAGTGATGAGTGACGAAATTATTATCGGTGATGATGAAGCCTTCTTCTTACATCCAGGTATGTTGGCATTAGCAACTACATTAGAGTCTGTGAAACTCCCTGCCAATATTATCGGTTGGCTAGATGGGCGTTCTTCACTTGCTCGTTTAGGTTTAATGGTACATGTAACCGCACATCGTATCGATCCAGGTTGGGAAGGCAAAATTGTGTTGGAATTCTATAACTCCGGCAAATTACCTTTAGCATTACGTCCCAATATGGTGATTGGTGCTTTAAGTTTTGAAGTATTAAGTGGCCCAGCTGCACGTCCGTACACCAGCCGTAAAGATGCCAAATATAAACATCAGCAAAATGCGGTAGCGAGCCGAATTAATGAGGATTAA
- a CDS encoding AsmA-like C-terminal region-containing protein, producing the protein MKKIAISLLIVLFAIFAFFYVQLQQAKSLLTEQLTKRDIQLETVSISLFPQPVISLEKVKYHAISAQKIEGKLPFISLVFGNPTIDEIQIQQARFTENALNSANIRMAFSDFALKQFLTKDLTFNGSNHIWVNLEKPIYGNTATFDFLFNKGNIALRQEGESLIQFDDVQFNQQKLGYIEIHADLTKPQKLAIGYIRPTCTTNCLAVLKFSSYLQKSAVNFSGKNFPLTQLLALLNFPQTMTGTSDFNVQLAFANSELAQGKFDFNARDGELLGLNLLDMAAQYLPINYNSDLTASRNMNTPYERFESSLSFENHLLKVDKINLKTTALLADGSGAIDLDNVQCDVNLTLRSTNEKYKKLALPIRFFDSCYSPQYKVNIDQNFRHQLKELIKEKLK; encoded by the coding sequence ATGAAAAAGATCGCAATTAGCCTGTTGATCGTGCTGTTTGCGATCTTTGCTTTTTTTTATGTTCAACTTCAACAAGCTAAGAGTCTTTTGACCGAACAACTGACGAAACGAGATATTCAACTTGAAACGGTAAGTATTAGCCTCTTTCCACAGCCTGTTATTTCCTTAGAAAAGGTTAAATATCACGCGATTTCTGCACAAAAAATTGAAGGAAAATTACCTTTTATTTCACTCGTTTTTGGGAATCCAACGATTGACGAAATTCAAATCCAGCAAGCCCGCTTTACTGAAAATGCATTGAATTCAGCCAATATCCGCATGGCATTTTCAGATTTTGCACTCAAACAATTTTTAACAAAAGATCTTACTTTTAATGGTAGCAACCATATTTGGGTGAACCTTGAAAAACCTATTTATGGCAACACCGCAACCTTTGATTTTCTTTTTAACAAAGGAAATATCGCCCTTCGCCAGGAAGGTGAATCGCTTATTCAATTTGATGACGTTCAATTCAATCAGCAAAAATTAGGCTATATTGAAATTCATGCTGATTTAACGAAACCACAGAAACTTGCCATTGGTTACATTCGACCGACATGCACCACGAATTGTCTTGCCGTACTCAAATTTAGTAGCTATCTGCAAAAAAGTGCGGTCAATTTTTCTGGTAAAAATTTTCCGTTAACACAGTTGTTAGCGCTACTTAATTTTCCTCAAACCATGACGGGCACAAGTGATTTTAATGTTCAATTAGCTTTTGCAAATTCAGAATTAGCTCAAGGGAAATTTGATTTTAATGCACGTGATGGTGAACTTTTAGGACTTAATCTACTAGATATGGCAGCGCAGTATTTACCAATTAATTACAACAGCGATTTAACCGCAAGTAGAAATATGAACACTCCTTATGAGCGTTTTGAATCAAGTCTTTCATTCGAAAATCATTTACTCAAAGTCGATAAAATAAACTTAAAAACAACCGCACTTTTGGCGGATGGTTCTGGAGCCATTGATTTAGATAATGTACAATGTGATGTCAATTTAACCTTAAGATCCACTAACGAAAAATACAAAAAGCTGGCATTGCCTATTCGCTTTTTCGATAGTTGCTACTCACCACAGTATAAGGTGAATATTGACCAAAACTTTCGTCATCAATTGAAAGAATTAATTAAAGAGAAATTAAAATAA
- a CDS encoding LysR family transcriptional regulator — protein MKPTFLELRHLRTLLALKETGSVSMAAKRVYLTQSALSHQIKLMEEQFGLPLFERKSNPLRFTAAGDRLIRLANEILPKVVDAERELARVKHGDAGQLRIAVECHTCFDWLMPAMDEFRQHWSLVELDIVSGFHTDPVGLLLSHRADWAIVSEVEQNDDVLFKPLFSYEMVGICSKDHPLANKEVWQAEDFAEETWVTYPVPDDMLDLYRQVLKPKGINPPRRTTELTIALIQLVASRRGIATVPYWAALPYLEKGYVVARKITEEGLYSNLYAAIRKEDANLAYIEDFHQTVKAQSFSTLPGLSVLEL, from the coding sequence ATGAAACCAACATTTCTTGAACTTCGTCACCTAAGAACCTTGCTTGCTTTGAAGGAAACAGGCAGCGTTTCGATGGCGGCAAAACGTGTTTATTTAACACAATCGGCACTTTCTCATCAAATTAAGTTAATGGAAGAGCAATTCGGCTTACCTTTGTTTGAGCGTAAAAGTAATCCATTGCGTTTTACCGCAGCTGGCGATCGTTTGATTCGTCTTGCCAATGAAATTCTTCCGAAAGTGGTAGATGCAGAACGTGAACTTGCACGTGTAAAACACGGTGATGCAGGGCAGTTGCGAATTGCAGTGGAGTGTCATACCTGTTTCGACTGGTTAATGCCTGCGATGGATGAATTTCGTCAGCATTGGAGCTTGGTAGAATTGGATATTGTGTCTGGTTTCCACACTGATCCGGTTGGATTGTTATTATCTCATCGTGCAGATTGGGCTATCGTGTCTGAAGTTGAACAAAATGATGATGTTTTATTTAAGCCGTTATTTTCTTATGAAATGGTGGGAATCTGTTCTAAAGATCATCCATTAGCCAATAAAGAGGTTTGGCAGGCGGAAGATTTCGCTGAAGAAACTTGGGTAACCTATCCTGTTCCTGATGATATGTTAGATTTATATCGTCAAGTGTTGAAACCAAAAGGTATTAATCCGCCACGTCGTACAACGGAGCTAACGATCGCCTTGATCCAATTAGTAGCGAGTCGTCGAGGCATTGCTACCGTACCTTATTGGGCGGCATTACCTTATTTAGAAAAAGGGTATGTGGTGGCGCGTAAAATTACAGAAGAAGGGTTGTACAGTAATCTCTATGCCGCGATTCGTAAAGAAGATGCTAATTTAGCTTATATCGAAGATTTCCATCAAACAGTAAAAGCACAAAGTTTTTCGACCTTACCTGGTTTGTCTGTTTTAGAGTTGTAG
- a CDS encoding site-specific recombinase: MIKTDTLPQFLRNKVAENDAFGLVEGLCQLLRSSPTEKISPTLHLFKFILKNDKELGYSVSKLLCDWLCGLRLYPLFISSGILTRGGFGQEMKTRIYERFNPSFKDINDLRDIFYLLFSDKNDARWIDAVPLKTWRGVFGVLTRYTEQKDRERLKNHIESEGLFAIEMLSIWIAAEDMDPELMRMEPSLLNADSPFVALHHEVVNWLQARRQSTVFDDSHLQVMFSQCKNLVERLQKRGAVVGSSLNTAYLLERLSQTLERLETLMAIFVSNRYLPRRILLLTGCFARAAAEKHSITRLWKQSSRLISRSITQNAGDHGEHYITRDKKEFWAMFYSAAGGGVLIALMALFKIYLGSIIDDKVWKGVAEGLNYGLGFMVIFMLHFTVATKQPAMTAARFAEAVEKTPQGKSVNMKLAQLLVDVFRSQSIAVLGNVLIAMGLAALIAFGYQYKTGEPLMNADQIAYQLHSIDPFAGTLWFAAIAGVWLFCSGIISGYFDNRSNYLNMRMRLTQHPLLKKLMSEKTRVKFANYMHENYGSLIGNLCFGMLLGITGVVGYLTHLPLDIRHVAFSSANVGYIAVSGHFTYSLLLQCIAFVLLIGLVNLIVSFSLTLWVALRSLNAEIDSWWPIWHEVCQIVKKRPLSLFLPVQLDK; this comes from the coding sequence ATGATTAAAACCGATACCTTACCGCAATTTTTGCGTAACAAAGTGGCGGAAAACGATGCCTTTGGTCTCGTAGAGGGCTTGTGCCAATTATTACGTAGCAGCCCCACAGAAAAAATTTCTCCGACCTTGCATTTATTTAAGTTTATCTTAAAGAACGATAAAGAATTAGGTTATTCTGTTTCGAAATTATTATGTGATTGGTTATGTGGTTTACGCCTTTATCCGTTGTTTATTAGTAGTGGCATTCTTACGCGTGGCGGTTTTGGGCAAGAAATGAAAACGCGTATTTATGAGCGTTTTAACCCCTCTTTTAAAGATATTAATGATTTACGTGATATTTTTTATTTATTGTTTAGCGATAAAAATGATGCACGCTGGATTGATGCCGTTCCTTTAAAAACGTGGCGAGGCGTATTTGGCGTTTTAACCCGTTATACAGAACAAAAAGATCGGGAACGTTTAAAAAATCATATTGAAAGTGAAGGGTTATTTGCCATTGAGATGCTTTCAATTTGGATTGCAGCTGAAGATATGGATCCTGAGTTGATGCGAATGGAGCCCTCTCTGTTGAATGCTGATTCCCCTTTTGTCGCATTGCACCATGAAGTGGTGAATTGGTTACAGGCGCGCCGCCAATCAACCGTTTTTGATGATAGTCATTTGCAGGTAATGTTTAGCCAATGTAAAAATTTGGTTGAGCGTTTGCAAAAACGTGGAGCAGTGGTGGGCTCTTCTTTAAATACGGCTTATTTATTGGAGCGTCTTTCTCAGACCTTGGAACGATTAGAAACCTTGATGGCGATTTTTGTTTCAAATCGCTATTTACCACGCCGAATATTGTTATTAACCGGCTGTTTTGCCCGCGCAGCAGCAGAAAAACATAGCATCACCCGATTATGGAAACAAAGCTCAAGATTAATTTCACGTAGCATTACCCAAAATGCGGGTGATCATGGCGAGCACTACATTACGCGAGATAAAAAAGAGTTCTGGGCAATGTTTTATTCTGCGGCAGGTGGTGGTGTATTAATTGCACTGATGGCGCTATTTAAAATCTATCTAGGTAGCATTATTGATGACAAAGTCTGGAAAGGGGTTGCCGAAGGCTTAAATTACGGCTTAGGTTTTATGGTGATCTTTATGTTGCATTTTACGGTAGCGACGAAACAGCCCGCCATGACTGCAGCCCGTTTTGCTGAGGCTGTTGAGAAAACGCCTCAAGGTAAAAGCGTCAATATGAAATTAGCCCAATTATTAGTGGATGTATTTCGCTCTCAAAGTATTGCGGTGCTAGGCAATGTACTTATTGCGATGGGATTGGCTGCATTGATTGCGTTTGGTTACCAATATAAAACAGGTGAACCATTGATGAATGCTGATCAAATCGCGTATCAATTACATAGTATTGATCCTTTTGCGGGAACCTTATGGTTTGCCGCCATTGCGGGGGTATGGTTATTCTGTTCAGGGATTATTTCGGGCTATTTTGATAACCGTAGCAATTATTTGAATATGCGTATGCGTTTAACTCAGCATCCGTTATTGAAAAAACTAATGTCTGAGAAGACTCGCGTTAAATTTGCTAATTATATGCATGAGAATTATGGCTCGCTAATTGGTAACCTTTGCTTTGGTATGCTGCTTGGGATTACCGGTGTGGTGGGGTACTTAACGCATCTTCCGTTAGATATTCGTCATGTGGCATTTTCATCTGCAAATGTGGGCTATATTGCCGTGAGCGGACATTTTACCTATTCATTGCTTTTACAATGCATTGCTTTTGTATTGTTGATTGGTTTAGTGAATTTAATTGTCAGTTTTTCATTAACGCTTTGGGTTGCATTGCGTTCTTTGAATGCGGAAATTGATAGCTGGTGGCCAATTTGGCATGAAGTTTGCCAAATTGTGAAAAAACGACCATTGAGCTTATTTCTTCCTGTTCAATTAGATAAATAA
- a CDS encoding ABC transporter substrate-binding protein — protein MKMSNVALALSGVVFGGVLLSAHASAAEGRLVVYCSAQNTMCEQETMAFEKKYGIKTSFIRGGTGTILAKIDAEKDNPQGDVWYGGTLDPHSQAGEMGLLEAYKSPNLAQIPEQFRDPAKIKGNYSSAIYLGVLGFGINPERLKKLNLPTPKCWKDLADPAYRNEIQAADPQSSGTGYTQLATYIQLWGEDEAFKYLKELNKNVSQYTKSGNTATRNTARGETAIGIGFLHEYSLEKAKGAPVELVVPCEGTGYEIGGVSIIKGARNLENAKLFVDWALSKEAQELTWKKGEAYSILTNSTAEQSPYALDFKSINLINYDFDKYGSSDLRKRLITKWVDDVKLAK, from the coding sequence ATGAAAATGTCTAACGTTGCTTTAGCACTTTCTGGTGTTGTATTTGGTGGCGTGTTGCTAAGTGCTCACGCATCTGCTGCAGAAGGTCGTTTAGTGGTTTATTGTAGTGCACAAAATACGATGTGCGAGCAAGAAACCATGGCTTTTGAGAAAAAATACGGAATCAAAACTAGTTTTATCCGTGGTGGTACAGGCACAATTTTAGCCAAAATTGATGCTGAGAAAGACAACCCTCAAGGGGATGTGTGGTATGGCGGTACGCTTGATCCGCATTCTCAAGCGGGTGAAATGGGCTTACTTGAAGCGTATAAGTCACCAAATCTTGCACAAATTCCTGAACAGTTTAGAGACCCAGCTAAAATTAAAGGCAACTATTCCTCCGCGATTTATCTCGGTGTATTAGGCTTCGGTATTAATCCAGAACGTTTGAAAAAACTCAATTTGCCGACACCAAAATGTTGGAAAGATCTAGCCGATCCTGCGTACCGTAATGAGATCCAAGCAGCTGATCCACAAAGTTCTGGAACAGGTTATACACAATTAGCCACCTATATCCAACTTTGGGGCGAGGATGAAGCATTCAAATATCTCAAAGAACTCAATAAAAACGTTTCCCAATATACCAAATCCGGTAACACAGCAACCCGTAATACGGCACGTGGTGAAACTGCAATTGGGATTGGTTTTTTACATGAATATTCTTTAGAGAAAGCCAAAGGTGCACCAGTAGAATTAGTTGTACCTTGCGAAGGTACAGGCTATGAAATTGGTGGCGTGAGCATTATTAAAGGTGCAAGAAACCTTGAAAATGCAAAATTATTTGTGGATTGGGCGTTATCAAAAGAAGCGCAAGAGCTAACCTGGAAAAAAGGAGAAGCGTATTCTATTTTAACCAATAGCACTGCTGAGCAATCGCCTTATGCGCTCGATTTTAAATCCATCAATTTAATTAATTATGATTTTGACAAATACGGCTCAAGTGATTTACGTAAACGTTTGATCACAAAATGGGTTGATGATGTTAAATTAGCAAAATAA